ggaacaaataaagaaaaaagattctAAAACCTCCTCCAAATCCACCACCCAAAGACCATCCTGTCAACTGAGAAGTGTTTTCAGCAGAGAGGGTCACAAAGGTCTAGGCAGAGGATTGTGGACAAGTTCAACCAGCATTTCTTGGGGTAGGAGCACTGCCGGCTGACAGTATATGGAAGAGTAAACTTGCAAAGGGAAGGAGCCAGTTCTGTTATGAATTTTATTCCACTGATTCTTCTGATGATCctattaatttctcatttttaaatgtttgttttctttaggtGAAGAGTGAAGGCCCCAAACTGGTCCCCTTCTTTAAAGCCACTTGTGTCTATTTTGTCCTCTGGCTGCCAACTTCCAGCCCATCCTGGTTCAGTGCCCTCATTAAATGTCTGCCCATCTTTTGCCTGTGGGTTTTCCTCCTGGCTCATGGGATTAACTTCCTAGTGTCACACCGGAGTGCCAGCCGCATCCTAGCGGGACTCATATTCTCAGCAGTGGGGGACGCCTTTCTCatctggcaggagcagggctacTTCATTCATGGTGAGTACAGTGGCAGTCCTAAAGGGATGCCACAATGCCCAGCTGTTACCTTCTTTATTTAGTAATGAGTTGCTGGGTCACATGTTTTGTTTATTCATGTATAGCTTAAGCCCCGGGCACTGGGAAGCACTCATCCCTTGACTAAAATCCATCATGGTTTGAGGAATCACATAATGGACGAGTCTTTCTCTTGAGCTTCTTGAGGTAATTGGGTCAGTTTAGGTTTCCTGGGATGTGTCACAGCATCTGGGATGGCTGGAGTTGAGAAGGTGGCATGCCAGAATCCCTGGGGAAGAGGAAATGCTCATGGCACTCATCAGTCCCATGAAGCTATGGGAAGTACTTACCTCCTATCTCTCTGCAGGGAAATCTGTCAGCCCTTTGCTGTGAGGACTGGGGATGGAACATATTTTGCAAAGGTCCTTGGTGAACAGGTGGAGACATTTATGTTTTGATAGACAAGCCCATATCCTGGGGGAGGCATTAAGTGGATGATAGaaaccaaagcagcagcaatctTGTCCTACTTGAAGGTTCATCAGTGTGAATCATGCAGCCTGTTGTACAAGACATGTCTGTTTTGCAAAACATTTAAGTGATGGTCAGTCAAGGACAAACCTTTCTGCAATGGTCTGTCTTCTCTACAGAAAGATCCACAGAGCAAAATGagcttggtttgttttgctAGTTTGCAGACTGGAACATAATGATTCAGATTAGTCGTTTAAAGCCACATTGAACCTGCCTGCAGCAACTCTCTCCCTGGCCTTGGACTGTCACAAGAAATCAGCAGCAGTTGAGTCCTTCACTGAACTGACTGGTGGGGTTTCTGAAGTTAATTTAACCAGCACAGGCATCATACAGAGCACCCACCACTAACTGGCTGCTGTGACTGTCCTACTGGAAAATGTGATGAGATGAGGGAACTTTTCCTGACTTGTGCTGTTGTCAGCTCTGAAAGTCAAAggcttattttttcctctctctcatGAGGTTAGTATTTAGTTTTATTCTGGTATTCCCACAAGCTCTTTCTTTACGAGAAGGAAGTGTGTGCAGTGCCAGATATGAAAGGCCAAATGCTCTGAATCTTGTTTTAATAATGCTTCCCAAGGGCTTATCCCCATTAAAAGTTCATATAAAAATGTTTACTGATTTTGGTGGGGTTTGGATTAGGCCCTGAGGATTGGATCTGTCTGGCTTGGGCATGTTGCTGAGGAGCTCCAGCTTTCTTGAGATGCCATCCCTTCTGTGTTGAGTGCTGATATTCCCACCCATGGGTCTACTCCCAACAGGAGTACCTGGCTCAGCCACCTCAGCCCAacttttttgcttttgcctCCTGGAGTTGCTTCTTGAGCTATGGCTTTGGAAACACTCAAGGCCCAATTCCCCCCTTGATCATTTTTGTGCATGGACTGTTCCATGCTTCTCCATTCCCGTGTAACTGGTATATCTCTGAGTTTCCTCTCCATGTTAGTGCTATAGAGGAAGGTTAGTCACAGCAAGTCAGTATCTGGTTGATGTGCTTTAATCTGTAAATGAGTCTGGTTTTCAACCCTAGTCTCACAACTGAAAAGTTCTGCTTTGTGGGTTTaggcacattttttttcttcttaaggagaagaaaagctgtgctggagcaTTTTGAAAATCTCAGCCCACTGAGCTGAGTTGAATGAGTAAATCTGGGAGCTGACTCCCTTGTTTGTGACCAGCCTCACCACATATCACAAAACTACCTTCTGTCGGGAAGTgttaatatttacatttcagatAGAAGCAGATAAAGCACACTGCTCCACTTCATCCTTCACTTTGCCTGAAGAatgtattttctattatttaaaaCGAATCAGGTTGCTGATGCTGACAGCTGACAATATTTTTGACGTCATCAGTTGTGGGAATTAGAAGTTtcaggagagaagaggaaatacTGGATAAAAATCTACATTCTGTtgaatttctgcagtttttggACTAAAAAGGGTTGGAAACTGGGCTCATTTGAAAAGCTTTGGAGACAACGAGTTTATAAAAGGACATTTGTTCTTTACTTCATAGGGAAGTGAGAGCCTGGGAACCTACTCCTGGCAcgctttgcttttttttttcatttttgctgtttCAGTCTGCTAATAACACGTTATTTTCTGTGTACTGTCTTACTGCATGTAGAAGATACTTTACAGTGTTAATATTCACCTCCTTTGATAGCAGGCACTTAGAAACAATTTATGTATTTGTTGATGAAGACAGGGACTAGCAAAAAGGCCTTATTACCAGCCTGAGGAAACCCAGAGGAAGGAAGTGGGAGAAAAGGGCTGATCTCCCTGATGTGGTTGAGAAGACCAAGCTATAGGCTGAGAAATTCAAGAGAAATGCATCCCCTTCCCTGTGCAACCATTACAGTTTTCCCCAGTTCCTGGCTTGATTTGTGGGTGTTGAATGAGTAAACCTGGGAGCTGACTCTTGTGACCAGCCTCACCATGTATCACAAAACTCCTCCTGCTCTTTGCCTGCTGcatcctctcctcctcctcctcctccccccctaTTGCAGAATTCTTCATATAATGCcacctaagaaaaaaaaacattcctcACTACTAGTGCGACGTATCCTTCTTCTCCATGCCACTTCCCTGAGCTCTAACCTTTTCTGCACTATAACCCTATAAAAAGCTCTTGTCCTAAATCCCTTCTCAATTTCTTCAGTGTTCTGTCCATGAGGTGCAATAGCTCTGTGAAACATCAGCTTCTCATTGTCCTCTTTTGTGcttctcttctttccccttcatGCTGTCCATTTTCTCTAGCCTCACCCTGCAAAACAAATCCCAccagctccctccctcctgtGGATTTCTTTCTCATCACACCATAGCTGAGCTCTCAGTGGGTGTCTGATCTGGTCCCCCCCAAAGGTAGGGAGACACTTCCACTTCCTTGAGCTGCCTCAGTACAAGAGTAGTAGAATGAAGCAACATCTTCCAGCTGCAGGTTTTTGTGACTGCCCTTTAAACCAGGGCATCACGTGTTAAATGTTAATGAGTGTCCTGCTTCCCAGATACTTGTCTCCATTTCATGCTGTAGAGTTGCACAAAAACTTCCAGCTCCTCTAATAATCCTGCCAGGATAAAGCTGGAGACGCTGCAGCTACACCAGAAGACCCAAGGAGCTGGGCTCTGTTTGTGGCCCATTATCTTCAGTTGTCATGACAGCTTGGAGGCAGCAGCTGTACCAAGACATTGGGACATGTTTTTGTCAAATGGATTAGTGGCAAGTGAATAACATGTGGGCAGCACCTTCCAACACCCACATCTGGTATTTCTCAGGGGTGTTGCACTTCAAAGGGAAGctggtattttattttccctgactGATTCCTGGTAAGGTTCATCTGAATCCTGCAAACAGCCATAAAATTGTTGGCAGATCACATTGGTGCAGTCCCATATGAAAtatgccagctgctgctttccagcttaGGTTTCTCCCAGCTATGGGCAGAGACGGAGAAGCAGCCAGATTTAGTCCTCAAGTGCCTTTGGGTTTGTGGCTAAATATGGGGAGGCTTTGTGTCAGGGTTCAGAGGGATTAGTGTCTTTTGTCACGTTTTGTTCCTACACTGTGGTTCCAGTCTTGCTGTTCCACATGTGACCTATGAGCAAAACACTGTGAATAGTTAGAGGGGGTGATCTTTGGTCTGTCTTCCTCCCAACCTTCCATCCAAAGCAGGGGAAGAGGAActacctgaaaaacaaaatcaattcCTTCTCCATCAGCTTCCATCAGTTTCACTCAGCTTATCAGCAGAAAGGCTTttgtcacagcagagctgtaCTTGGCTGCAGCTGTAATTGtgctggggctttttttctagGCTGGGGGCTTGGTACTATTTGCCATGTACagatttttgtaataaaattgTCCCAAATGGTCAGTATGGTTATCACTGGTAGTGTTACTGGTAGGTAACACTGCAAGGAATGTTTTCTTCTGCTACTGACTGCCAGTCACTGATGAAAGGTCACACTTTCTATGTCAATGCCTCTCTCCAGGTCTGCTGATGTTCGCCATCACACACATCCTGTACTCTTCAGCCTTTGGCATGAAGCCTTTGGACCTCAAAGCTGGCTTGCTGATGGGCGTTGTTTCCAGCTCCTGCTATGCCTTCCTGTACTCCTACCTCTCGGGTCCCTTCACCTACCTGGTGGCCGTCTACATCGCCCTGATCGGCTTCATGGGCTGGCGGGCGGTGGCGGGCGTGCAGCTGTGCAACGACCTGTGGACGTGGACCAAGCTGTCGGCCTGCGTGGGCGCCATGCTCTTCATGGTGTCAGACCTCACCATCGCGCTCAACAAGTTCTGCTTCCCCGTGCCCTACTCGCGCTTCATCATCATGGCCACCTACTATGCTGCCCAAATGCTGATTGCGCTCTCGGCCGTGGAGACCAGAGATGAAGAGGACTTCAGGAAGAGGAGCTAGGTGGAGTGCCAATAGTCTGTGAACACATGAGTTATATCTCAGGTGCTGTAGCTGCATTCACCCCTGAGAGAGATCTCCATTTCTCTAGGCACACCGGTGATGTTGATTTTGCTTCTTCGAAGCATTACCTTtgggaattacttttttttttcattggctTTCTCTGAGTACAGCTTACTTCAGTGTGGAGTCCACATCAGAAAGCTTAGACTGTCCCTGCAGTAGTTACTCATTCAACCTTTCCTCCCTGGAAGTGCTGTACTACTGCATTTTACTTGTTAGTCTTGAAACTGAAGCTGAATGTCTGGGAAGAGGAGGGCTGGTGGAAAGGAGGTTTGGCTGTGCACCGTGCTAAACGGTTTGCTCTTGGCTGTAGGCACACAGGCACAGGTCTCTGCTAAAGCCATAGGTAAAAGTTAATGTAAGTGATGTTTGTCTCTTTTTGTGCATTACAAACTCAGTATGCAAACTGGAACTATTCCTCTGCCAAAAGGAAGCTTGGAGGGAGGGTAAAAACATatccagctgggagctgagctctggagtCAGTGGCAGCATGTGGGGCAGTACCCAGCAGAACTAGCATGAAGGCCAAACCCCGAGCTGAGGGCACAGAGCAAGAAGcatgctggcagtgctgtgtgttTTGATTGCAGTGATCAGTGCTCCAGGGCAGGTCTCTAGGCGCAAGGTGCAAGtcagcactgctgcctgtggcaGAACTGTAGAGAGGAGGAGTGTGGTGGGATTTCAGGGACATCTTGATAGCCAGGCCAGCATGTTCTCCATTTCCATGTGCACGCAGTTACACAGTGACTGCAGCCACCAGTGAGATGTAATAGGCAAACGAGgaactttgatttttaaagcagaactTATTCTTTTACTTAGTGTATGCCCTAATTATCCTTAGTATGGCAGACAGGCATCTAAtctttatgccttttttttctcccatgtcCTAGCAAGTAATATTCCATGCACCCATTAAGTTTTAGTAGTACTTTTAGTACTGCTGCCTACAGTATCTTAAATCTTTGTGTGAGCATTTCCTGTGATCAAGGCCCTGATCAAATTGGATGAAAATTGGATGTAGTTTGGTGTGTTTTGCCAGCTTGTGGAAAATGATCCTCTttacaccattttttttctttttcagaaagcCCCCTTTCAGCAGAGCTTCCTGAAAAGCACTGTCCTTTGTGTTCAACACACCTGCCACTTCCTTCTCAAACTCACATGGACTCACATAGAACCCTGCTTGCTTTTTCCTTGTGTTGAGAGGTGCTGAGTAGGTCTGCTCCTTTCCAGCCTCacctgctgtgcctggcagggaATACGCATTGCCTGCTCACGACTTCTCCATCAGTGCAAATGCAGCCAGTATTACAGAAATCTGGGTTAACCACCCTGACCCCGTGGGGGcatctgctgcttttcagacAGGGGTCAGAAAGGTCAGTTGCATTATGGAGAGGGAAAGCACTGTAGGTAGCACAGTCCTGTGTAATCCCTTCCCTTTAACACTGTTATGTAATACTGTCAGGATTCATTCACTGGCACATCGAGGCCTGCCTGGAGTAAACAGCTAAGGGAATTTAGAGCCATAAACCATTTTCATTCATCAGCATTGCTTATCTCCTGGCCACACACTGAACCCTGCACTGTAGCTCCCTACAGATGTCACCTGCTGTTACTCAACTTGGCAGTCTGCAAATCTCCTACAACAGAATGACCCAGCTAAGCATTTGGGGTGAGTCCCACCATCCCCCCAGCATGTGAGCAAACAGCACACTGCAGTCTTTTAGTCCCAGCTCCTTGGCATGGGTCAGTCCAGCACACTCAGTCCTTAGCTGGCAGTTCTTCAGAGGAGCTCCCCCACATCCTGAGCTTCCCTTTGCTTTGAGGGAAATGCTTGTGTGATAAAGTAAGCTCTATTTAAAAGTCTTGagttttgattctttttttttcctctctagaaACGAGTAGTCTTGCACTGCCTGAAAATAGCTGAGTTGcttttctgtgtgctttttcttcttGGCTCGCTTTGTTGTCCTTCTCTACCATCAGCCACTGGATACTTGCAGAAGAGAGTCTTGATGTGTTATTAGAGGTCCCTCCTCTCCACAGGCCATCAGAGGTGTAGTTTCTGGTGGCAGAGGTCTTTGAGTGTGACAGCAGAAACCTGTGCAGCCTAGGTGGGCTGTTGTTCCCTTGTTGTCCTGCTACAGATCACCTGGAGTGACCTGGCTGGGACACACTGGCCAGTCACACTGGCTTCATCCCAGTGCTGCAACAGCTTCAGCCTTCCTGGGAACATGAGGCAGAGCTCTCAGCATACAAAGGAGAGTCCTGGTTGGCTTGGAGGTTTGCTGGAAAAGGCTCTTAATCTTCAAAATCTCTCTCTGGATCTGCATTCCTCTTTCTAACCCATGTTACTTGAATGAGACTGTTTTCCTGGAGGCTCTTCCCTGCTGGGAAGAGACCAGCTGCTGTGGACTGTGATCTTACACAATTTTGAGATGCCTAAATCCTGAGAAACACTAAGCAGTTGCTGGCACTCTGTTAAATAACTTTCCTTGGGATTAAAACTGTTACCTCAACCCCAGCAAGGGCAATCTTCACTTTGAAATAGAGCCAAAAAGTAGTGGTGTTCATAAGTGACAAATGATGTTGCTGTCCTGTTGCCTCTTGGCACTGTAAAACTGAGGTTTGATCCATTCTTCTCCTTTTCAGAAGCACAGACCTTTAAGTAGCACCCAGTCTTTGGCCCAGGAAAATGACAGAGGGAATGAAGCCTTCCTGGTGGTGTAGTGTTCctggccccagcagcagcagcagcttcttttGTTGCTACTCACAGAGGCTTTCTTTTGACACTGCTGTATCCAAACATCCTTCTGCAATCCCTTTCTATGGTCACTTGAGCTTACACACTTGGTTTGGTTACTTTGTGTAGGTATCACCCTCTTGGATGTCCTTTAATTTGACACATAAAAGATGCAGCACGTTCCCTTCAGCTTCTTTCTGTAGGCAGATCCTCCTTGCACAGAACTCTGGGGGTCAGTCAAAGAAGCAGTGCTAATTGCATCTTGTTTTTAAGTGCTAGTAATACTTCTGGGCTGTGTCACAGGGTGATGCTCATCTACAAATGGCAGGTCAAGAGGAACAAAGCTAGAGGATTTGAACTTTAAGCTTTTTTCTTACTCTGTGCTGAATACCTGGCTTCTTACTCCTCCATATTGAGCCATCTGTAAGATCAATTGGTTTAAGAATTACTCTAACATGGCTTTTGATGAGATTGCTGAAGGTTTCATGTTGTCATCAGTGGAggtaatttatatatttttacacAAGCTTATAAAATTCCCAGGAGGAACAACCAGCTTTTAGTGGCTCTTCAAAGTTTTCCAATCCCATAGTTTGACACTAACACCTGCATTTTCATCTTGCTCTCATGGTATTTTTGGGAGCTGTTCTGGAAGAAGCAGATCAAAGCAAACAACTGTAGAGCTCAGTGGCAGGTGCCTCCTCTTTGCTTGGTTTCTGAATACAGACAGGGTCTTTCAGGCAGAGGCATCATAACTGTGTTCTTGGAAGAGGATGGGAAGTTGCTGACTTCTCATGACAGAAATCCTCCTGGATGATTCTCCTGCCGTTTATCCATGCTCACTCCTTCTGTGGCCTAGAGTGAGTCACTTAAATTTTTGGGGCCAGATCCATATCTGGTGTATGAGGGTCACTGCAATGCTGAGTTGTCCCAGCAGGGGACCAGGCCCTCACCCCATTCTAAAATGGAGCTATTAGCCCTTACCTACCTCACAAGGAGATTGTGAGGATTGATGCTCATACAGCACTTTGAAGATGCCAAGTGCTATGTAAGTCACAAGTATTATCCAACtttaatgttaaaattgcttttaGGGATCTGCAGGACTTCTCTTAAAGCACAGAATGTGTGACTGCCTCTTCAATTTGCATCagatagaaaaaaatgcaaaatatttattcatgcTGGTTAACAGGATGGGCTCAGCTACATTTGAACTCTGAGGGAGGTTTAGTTTAAAAATCTGAACTctaatttcagttttgcaaaTGATTTTTAGTTCTTCTAAAAGCCTTGACCAAATTCTTAGATGTGAACCTTGCATCCAACTTTTGCAGTCTGGTCTTGTCCCTCACTGTTAGCTAGAGTAAGTATAATCTAGCCAAAACAGAGTACCTCACAGTCTGCTGGGGCTTTTGAACAAGCTGGAACAGAAAATGAAGTCATTCTATTCAACCTTCAGTCTGCAGAAGGTCAGCTGGGTTTCATGAGACAACTTTCAAAGGGATGTTTAATTTCTCTGATTGTAAGCTTTACTGGCTTTAAAATCAGCAGAGAGAGAAAGCCTTAATGGAATCAATAAGGTTGGCACATCCTTCTTGAACTCTTTTCTTTTCATCCAAATCAAGGAAGCATTGGGCTTTGTAGCAGAGGAAGTGCTTGTACCACCAGTCCTATGGCCCAGAACAGAAGTTGATCTAGAGATACAGCTCTCAACCATCATCATGTTCTCAACTAAGATAAAAATGCCACTGTTCACTGATCTAAATCTGGACCACAGCTAGAAACTACCTAGTTTTGTAGCACTGGCTGCTGTACAAACACAAATGAAGGCAAGGAATTGCACACCAAGGAATGTGAGCTGCGTACATGTGAAATGGACCATAATTTTGAAGCAGCTGCAGTAAAATCTTAATATGAACTCAGAAGCAAACGCAATGCAAATTTTTAtggtttctttaaaatatttgatgggtcttcattttcttagtttggagaaaattttcttaacattattttatttttgctcttactgtaaagaataaaaatacacaacTCTAGACAGactacaaatgaaaaaaagatgGCCAGTTGGCAGGAATGCCAAAACTTCTGTGGCTTGTACTGTTTCTGTGGTGACACTATGCTGCTGTTGGGTGAGCTACTGGGGTGGTATGATGGCTCAAAAGTGAGGCTGAAGCACAGGATGCAGGGGTTGAACCACCAAGACTTCAGTGGGAGCATGACTGGGCCAATTCAGATCAGTTCAAAGACAGAGcataaggaaataaaagacaCACTTTCctgacagaagaaaagcaagaaaccaaaaccagcTCATTAGGTGATGGTGCTGAATCACTACAAACATATTTATCTAGACCTCGCTGGTGCAGGTTCCTGCAGGACCAACCTTGCTGCTagttcagctggagaagcttgctccaagcctATGGTGCTGGCAGGATCAGGCCCGCAGAACCTGAAGCTTTGTTAAATACAACTGAAAAACCAGAAAGCagcaacaaaagaacaaaaccccaaaaccccccaaacccccccaacaaacaacaacaacaacaacaaaaaaaacacaagaaaaaaaacaaagaaggaaaaagcaaatgcCACCAGGTAAGTGGCAGTTCTGCCTGCCTGAGAATGCAGAGTGGCTTGTCTAACACTAATCTCTATGTCTTAGACCTATTTGAGTCTCTTTTgtccagcccctttcccacaCATTCCAGGCAGAGTGCACTGAAAGATGTGTCTGAAACAGCTGCTCTCCTCTGGGGAGTCAAGCACTTTGCCATGTCTGAAAGTCTCTAGcacttattttctttactgtgaTTGTAAAGGTCACCACATACAGTACAGCCACTTGATCTGGGATCTTTTCTTAACACatttttatgctgattttactattttaattatttgtttggaatgtattcttttctcatttcttctgtgtGTAACATCAATTAAAAGTATTAATTTACTGGGTATTTTTACTGTGCAGATACATCATCTCCTTgttcattttctgcttctgtcaCTGTTTCAGCACAGAATATGAGGCCCCTCTGTGGTGGGCAGCTTTGTGCCACTGTTATGCTCTCCAGCATAATTTGTGCTTGAGCTGCTTATCACCCCACTAAAGCTGACTGTCACAGTCagccacaggattcctgcctgGGGAACCCTGAAAAACACCCACATGCAGCCTACAGAGCACATCCAACACAAACCAACCAGGCACCTGGCTGGTGTTATACCACATCCTGGGTGCCCTGGGATGCCAATCTCTGGAACAAGCTTACCCCTTGCTGCTCCAGCCTGTCCCACAGACAATGGCCATTTGTCCACACTTCCAGGGAGAAGGGAGCTTACTGCACAGGACTGCTCTAGGAAGACTGCTCACTACCAGGAATTCCCAGACCAATGGCCAAATCTCTCTTGCCCCTCACCCCAGGAAAAATCTCCAGGAGGAAAGGAATAGAGTAGTCCgcacatttttctcttgttgGGGATCTGATGCCAGCTTCTTCAGCTGTTTGATGCAGTGGCAcagatattttgtttcattaatcCTGAACCAGGCCATCTGTCACTAGTGGAACAGGTTTCAAGGATTTATAGCGTAGAAACACAGCGGGTGTAAGCGCTCCCAGTCAATTAAATGGATCTGCTTGCAGGCTTAATGGAGACTCCTTCATACTCCCCTTCTTAAGTGGAATGGTTCCTGATGTGAGAATTAATCAGAACCAGGCAGAAATACAACCAAATGATTTTCAGGGCAGCCTAAAGGGGTTAGCAGGAGGCAAAAGTGGGTGattctctcctctcccttttaTTTGGTCTTTCACAATTCCCTTCAAAAACTTAGAGGCCTGCTGGGAAGAGTATCCTGTTTCCTCACACCTCCTTCCTAGCTCCAGATGGAGCAAAAATGACAATATTCTCAGACTGTGTCTGAGATTCTCAAAACAGATTCTGACTCTGACTTCTGATTCTGTCACACAGATTCTCATTGTGTCTGAGTGTTGGCCACTGCTATATTTTTATTCCACAACTGGCTCCTGGAAGATTTCACGCTACATTAAAAGAGCCAGCATCAATCTATGTATATTTGTATTGATCTACCTGCCAGCTTGTTCAATGGTTCAGATTTTCTGTAATCCCTTATTGAGGCATAGCCACCAACAGTGAAGTTCCTGCACTTTCTGTGGCCAGTTCTTTGTAGAAGTGACTCCCTCATCTGCAAAGCTATATTGACTTTCTTGGTATTGCAAGGATTTAAGTATTTCAGATGTATGGCTTACTCTATGTTTATATACAATCTCATATAAAGAAGCCTAAAATATCATGGAGCTCCTGCTGGGCtatctggagaaaagaaggcagaATCCAAGTCTCTTCTGGAACCTGGAAGCAGGATTCTCTCCAATCTTTGGTTCCTTTTATTCCCATTAAGATACATTAGTGGAGGGTATTAGAAATACCACTTTTAACATCCTACTGTATGAAACCA
This genomic stretch from Cinclus cinclus chromosome 6, bCinCin1.1, whole genome shotgun sequence harbors:
- the TMEM86A gene encoding lysoplasmalogenase TMEM86A, whose translation is MVSPVTVVKSEGPKLVPFFKATCVYFVLWLPTSSPSWFSALIKCLPIFCLWVFLLAHGINFLVSHRSASRILAGLIFSAVGDAFLIWQEQGYFIHGLLMFAITHILYSSAFGMKPLDLKAGLLMGVVSSSCYAFLYSYLSGPFTYLVAVYIALIGFMGWRAVAGVQLCNDLWTWTKLSACVGAMLFMVSDLTIALNKFCFPVPYSRFIIMATYYAAQMLIALSAVETRDEEDFRKRS